TTCTGTTCCTGGAAAAAGTCGTTCGGCCTCGCGTCGGAAACTTGGGCTCATGCCGTAATCATCATCGGCGTATAGAAATCCGCCAGCTTTGAGATATTCGCGAAGGTTTTCCAGTTCGGCGTCGGAGAAACGAACGTTGCCGTGTCCGGTCATAAAAAGGAACGAGTAGCGAAAAATATTCGGACTGGACGGCTCGATGGTCTCTTCATCTTTGGGCGTGCGCACGCCGGTTTTTTCGCGGATGTAGGCCATGAGGTTCGGAATGGCGGAGCGGTCGTTATACCAATCGCCGCCGCCGGAATATTTAAGCCGGGCGCAGCGAAACGCCGGCGAATCCTCCGCCCAAGCGCCAGCCACTGTGAAAAGTAAAACAGCGGTGAGAAAAAAAATCCGAAACGTTGGCATGGCTAAAACCTCAGGATTCGTGTTCTTAGAAAGTATAAATTTAATCATGCGTTTGGACGATTAAAATACGAGTAGGAAAATTTTCCCCTTTTCTCCGCTCTTGTTTCGAACGGGCTTGCCCGATCAGTTTTCGCATGTAAAAAAACGATCAGCAAATTAGAGCGTTTAGTTGAAAAGCAAATAGGTGTAGAAAAATCGCCTTTTCATCAGAGCGGAAAAGGCCGTGTTTTTAAAACGCAAAGGATTTGGTAATTTTACCAGATAAGCTTTTTCTTAAAATAAAAATACCTTATATTGGAAGTTCATTGCTAAAATTTAATCTGTAATTACGAAGCATGTCAAAGGTTTGTATTTTAACGGGAAAAAAGCATCAATACGGAAATACGGTCTCGCACGCAAATAATCATCGCAGAACTCGTTTTGAGCCGAACATACAGGCAAAGCGCATTTGGCTTGAAGAAGAAAAGCGCTGGGTGAAAGTAAAGCTTTCAGCAAAAGCTATCAAAATTATTTCCAAGCGTGGCACTGCCGAGCTTGCGAAGCTGTTGCAAGGAAAATAAGAAGTGCGTACCTGCTTTAAAGATTCGTGTTTAAATGCTCAATCAGACTCTCGGTTGGGCATTTTTTATTTATAGGCGGCGAAATGTTTTATATTTGCACACATGAAACAGGTTGTCATTTATACTGATGGTGCGTGCAGCGGCAATCCCGGCAAAGGCGGTTGGGGCGCGGTTCTGATTTTCGGCGAAAAACGAAGAGAAATTTCCGGCTACGAAGCCCAAACCACCAACAACCGCATGGAAATGATGGCTGCCATTCAGGCTTTGGAGCAATTGAAAGAACCCTGTGCCGTCGATTTATATAGCGATTCCAGCTACCTGGTCAATGCGTTTAACGAAGGCTGGATCGACGGTTGGCTAAGGCGTGGATGGAAAACAGCCGGCAAAAAACCTGTTTTGAATCAAGATCTTTGGCAACGCCTGCTCGGCTTAACGAGCTCGCACCAAGTGACTTTTCATAAAGTAAAAGGTCACAGCACAGACGAACTCAACAACCGATGCGACTTTTTAGCCACAGAGGCCATTAAAACTGAAGGCGCATAAACTGAAACTGTAACGCCCGTAGCTATGTCAGAGAAATCGTCATCTGAAAACTCCGAACAACAAACCCCACGATTAGACCCGCGTCTTAGCAAACTTGAGTCAACCGATCCGCTGGGAAGCATTTTCCCCAAAACGAAAAAAAATAAAATAGCGGCGGTGGTTTTCGTCTCGATCATTTCTTTGTTTTTTATGAGCATCGCCGTGTGGATTAACTGGCCGAAATCGCGCCCAGAAGCTGAGCCGCTCGCGCCAGCCGTGAAAGAACGGCTTTCGCGATTGCCGGGCGGCACAAACGTGCTGATTTATCTTGGCATGAAAGACATTCGCCATTCGGATTTCTGGCAAAAAATCATACCGGATTCCATTAAATCCGCGCGCCTGTTTGCCGACACCTCCGCGCTGGGGCGTTTTTCAACCGCTACGGGATTTGATTTTTTAAACGACGCCGATACGATGATTTACGCGGCGCAAAGCAATGCAGCGCGAAGTGATAAATTCATCAGTATTATTACAGGTGATTTTCAATCCGATAGCGTAAGTGCTTATCTTGAAAAGACTTCCGAAAACGCTCGCCTATATGACAGCTTGCTAATTTATCGTACCGACCCGCGCTTGTGGGTTTCTTTAACTTCGCCGAATGAATTGGTTTTGGCGTCCTCCGCCGATATGATTGAGCATTATCTTTCCACTGAGAAAAACTTTTTTGAAGCGGATACCTTGCTCACCTCGTTGCTTGAGCGCACGGAATATAAATCGCACCTTTGGATGGCGCTTGGGCAAGCCGGTTGGGCAACGGGCGCAATGATGGGACTCACGGCTGCCAATAAAGAATTAAAAAGCATGGGCAATCTGCGGCGAATTAAGCAATTGGTGCTTGCCATGAAATTTGGCGACGGCATCAAAATGCAGACGGAGTGGGTTTATGACAGTCGCTCTTCTGCGTTTTTTGCTTCCGGGTTGCTTTGGCTTGCCTTGAGAGTTTCTGGTTCAGAAGGCACGCGATTGAAAGAAAGTGAAAAAGCATTTCTCAATCAGATTGAAATGCAACAAAACCTTGAATCGATTATCCTTCGCGGCAACTTTTCGAATGACATGATTGAACAATTTCGGAAGTCAGAGTTTGAAGAATTTTAAACCAACACGCGAAATGGCAACCCACATTAAATTTCTTCTTTCAGTCTGGATTTTCTTTTTAGTCGGATGCGGCTCGGGAAAAGAAGGTTTGGAAATCGGCGATAAAGCGCCGGATTTTTCGTTGCCGAGCGACGACGGACAGTTGATTTCGCTGAGCGAGTA
Above is a window of Chloroherpeton thalassium ATCC 35110 DNA encoding:
- the rpmB gene encoding 50S ribosomal protein L28, yielding MSKVCILTGKKHQYGNTVSHANNHRRTRFEPNIQAKRIWLEEEKRWVKVKLSAKAIKIISKRGTAELAKLLQGK
- the rnhA gene encoding ribonuclease HI, which encodes MKQVVIYTDGACSGNPGKGGWGAVLIFGEKRREISGYEAQTTNNRMEMMAAIQALEQLKEPCAVDLYSDSSYLVNAFNEGWIDGWLRRGWKTAGKKPVLNQDLWQRLLGLTSSHQVTFHKVKGHSTDELNNRCDFLATEAIKTEGA
- a CDS encoding DUF4159 domain-containing protein; amino-acid sequence: MIKFILSKNTNPEVLAMPTFRIFFLTAVLLFTVAGAWAEDSPAFRCARLKYSGGGDWYNDRSAIPNLMAYIREKTGVRTPKDEETIEPSSPNIFRYSFLFMTGHGNVRFSDAELENLREYLKAGGFLYADDDYGMSPSFRREAERLFPGTELVELPYSHPIYTIYYQFPNGLPKIHEHDGKPPAGYGLFYNERLVIFFTYETNPSDGWADADIHNDPPEKREAAFRIGTNIVLYALTH